A region from the Volucribacter amazonae genome encodes:
- a CDS encoding (Fe-S)-binding protein: MNVNFYVTCIGDALKANVAKQSVLLLEKLGCQITFLEQQNCCGQPALNSGYVHSAIAGIKNLIQTFEVNDYPIVAPAGSCVYAIKSYAHYLQDEPEWAKRAEAVANRFHDLTDFIVNQLNITDVGAKLEGKAVYHPSCSLFRKLGITSEPIALLNKVQGLELLPIANQQTCCGFGGTFSVKMAEISGEMVKEKCQHIMEVEPDYLIGADVSCLLNIGGRLHREGRSVKVMHIAEVLMSQ, encoded by the coding sequence ATGAATGTCAATTTCTATGTTACCTGCATTGGCGATGCGTTAAAAGCCAATGTGGCGAAACAGTCTGTGCTATTACTTGAAAAGCTAGGCTGTCAAATAACCTTCCTTGAACAACAAAACTGTTGTGGACAACCTGCCCTAAATAGTGGCTATGTACATTCTGCGATAGCAGGTATTAAGAACCTTATTCAAACTTTTGAAGTCAATGATTATCCAATCGTTGCCCCAGCGGGATCTTGTGTGTATGCCATAAAAAGTTATGCCCATTATTTGCAAGATGAACCTGAATGGGCAAAACGAGCAGAAGCGGTGGCAAACCGTTTTCACGATCTTACCGATTTTATTGTGAACCAGTTAAATATTACTGACGTGGGGGCAAAATTAGAAGGTAAAGCGGTGTATCATCCCTCTTGCAGTCTATTCCGTAAATTAGGCATTACCAGTGAACCCATCGCCTTACTTAATAAAGTGCAAGGACTAGAATTATTACCCATTGCTAATCAACAAACCTGTTGCGGTTTTGGTGGCACATTCTCGGTCAAAATGGCAGAAATTTCGGGAGAAATGGTAAAAGAAAAATGCCAACACATTATGGAAGTTGAGCCAGATTATCTCATTGGTGCGGATGTGAGTTGCTTACTCAATATTGGCGGACGTTTACATCGTGAAGGGCGTTCAGTCAAAGTGATGCACATCGCCGAAGTGTTAATGAGCCAATAG
- the narL gene encoding two-component system response regulator NarL yields the protein MLEQKNILIIDDHPLMRRGIKQLLSLENRFQVVGEAGNGNEGIALALKTAPDVIILDLNMKGLSGLDTLRALRDENVDARIVILTVSDAKADIFALIEAGADGYLLKDTEPDLLLEQLRKIAQGEVVLSDAVKQLLLEHHPAKEPIHSLTDREMDVLQLIATGLSNKQIAGQLFISEETVKVHIRNLLRKLNVHSRVAATVLYLDYKKQSVS from the coding sequence ATGCTTGAACAAAAGAATATTCTAATTATTGATGATCACCCACTTATGCGGCGGGGGATTAAACAATTATTAAGCTTAGAGAACCGTTTTCAGGTGGTTGGCGAAGCGGGCAATGGCAATGAAGGTATTGCTTTAGCACTGAAAACTGCACCTGATGTGATAATTCTTGATTTGAATATGAAAGGATTATCAGGCTTAGATACATTAAGGGCATTGCGTGACGAGAATGTTGATGCACGTATTGTGATTTTGACGGTGTCTGATGCGAAAGCGGATATTTTTGCTTTAATTGAGGCAGGGGCTGACGGCTATTTATTAAAAGATACCGAACCAGATCTATTGCTAGAGCAACTAAGAAAAATTGCTCAGGGCGAAGTAGTATTAAGCGATGCGGTCAAACAGCTATTATTAGAGCATCACCCAGCCAAAGAACCTATTCATTCGCTTACGGATAGAGAAATGGACGTATTACAATTAATTGCAACAGGACTATCTAATAAACAAATCGCAGGGCAATTATTTATTTCGGAAGAAACGGTGAAAGTCCATATCCGCAATTTGTTGCGTAAACTCAATGTTCATTCTCGGGTAGCGGCAACAGTATTATATTTAGACTATAAAAAGCAAAGTGTGTCTTGA
- the ppx gene encoding exopolyphosphatase: MNDLFPQAQALLNQHHNEGREIAAIDLGSNSFHLIIARIINGSVQILSRLKQKVQLAEGLDENNVLSQAAINRGVQCLALFAERLQGFSAEDVNVVGTYTLRQAINKQQFLDQASKVFPYPIHIISGQTEAKIIYAGASHTQPETGRKFVVDIGGGSTEMIIGDGFTPLVAESRHMGCVSFAKQFFPQGIISPHNFERAYQSALSKIEDLSFDYQQLGWQAVLGSSGTIKTVSQVISANIDKTGIITPKYLEQLVNQVLQVDHMDKLQLAGLIEERADVFVPGLAILKAVFHTFNIQQMRYSDGALREGVIYSLEKTFQVTNIRQRTAAGLMEQFNIDEHQAYRVYQTAKLLSQHYCHWKITPLSQEMKSILLWAAQLHEVGLVINHRGLTKHSSYILQHCELPGFDKEQQALLATLVRYHTGPLNRRKIAKFARYHDLDVLALIRLLRLAVIFNKSRQATEYTDKISLKINRTLLEWQLTLPQDYLDRNPLILNELEMEQKWLSHKSALRLSWQQN, from the coding sequence ATGAATGATTTATTTCCTCAAGCACAAGCATTATTGAACCAGCATCACAATGAAGGGCGAGAAATTGCAGCCATTGATCTTGGCTCAAACAGCTTTCATCTTATTATCGCTCGTATTATCAACGGCTCAGTCCAAATTCTCTCAAGACTCAAACAAAAGGTACAACTTGCGGAGGGGCTTGATGAAAATAATGTATTAAGCCAAGCAGCAATTAATCGTGGCGTACAATGTCTTGCATTATTTGCCGAACGATTACAAGGGTTCTCGGCGGAAGATGTTAATGTAGTCGGTACTTACACCTTACGTCAAGCCATTAATAAACAACAATTTCTTGACCAAGCAAGCAAAGTATTTCCCTACCCCATTCATATTATCAGTGGGCAAACAGAAGCAAAAATTATCTATGCTGGTGCATCACATACTCAACCTGAAACAGGGCGTAAATTTGTAGTAGATATTGGTGGTGGCTCTACAGAAATGATCATCGGCGATGGTTTTACCCCATTAGTGGCAGAAAGTCGCCATATGGGCTGTGTTAGCTTCGCCAAACAATTTTTTCCACAGGGCATCATTTCGCCGCATAATTTTGAGCGAGCTTATCAATCCGCCTTGAGTAAAATTGAAGATTTAAGTTTTGATTACCAACAATTAGGCTGGCAAGCTGTTTTAGGCTCTTCTGGCACAATTAAAACCGTAAGCCAAGTCATTAGTGCTAACATTGATAAAACAGGCATTATTACCCCAAAATACCTTGAACAACTGGTCAACCAAGTGTTACAAGTGGATCATATGGACAAGCTACAATTAGCGGGCTTAATTGAAGAACGTGCTGATGTTTTTGTACCCGGTCTTGCCATTTTAAAAGCAGTATTCCACACTTTTAATATTCAACAAATGCGTTACTCAGACGGCGCATTACGTGAGGGCGTAATTTATAGCTTAGAAAAAACCTTTCAAGTTACCAATATCCGCCAGCGTACTGCCGCAGGCTTAATGGAACAATTTAACATTGATGAACACCAAGCCTATCGGGTTTATCAAACTGCTAAACTACTTAGCCAACATTATTGCCATTGGAAAATCACTCCCCTTAGCCAAGAAATGAAAAGTATCTTGTTATGGGCTGCACAGTTACATGAAGTGGGGCTTGTGATTAATCATCGAGGGCTTACCAAACATTCCAGTTATATCCTGCAACATTGCGAGCTTCCCGGCTTTGATAAAGAACAACAAGCCTTACTTGCCACCTTAGTACGCTATCACACAGGTCCATTAAATCGGCGTAAAATTGCTAAATTTGCTCGTTATCACGACCTTGATGTCCTTGCCCTTATTCGCTTGTTACGCCTTGCGGTTATTTTTAATAAATCTCGTCAAGCAACTGAATATACCGATAAAATTTCTCTAAAAATCAACCGCACTTTACTTGAGTGGCAATTAACCCTGCCACAAGATTACCTAGATCGTAATCCTTTAATTTTAAATGAGCTTGAAATGGAACAAAAATGGCTAAGCCATAAAAGTGCATTGCGTTTATCTTGGCAACAAAATTAA
- a CDS encoding M16 family metallopeptidase, with the protein MRVMFLLFTLLFATFSYAETEPQLIEGQLTNGLNYFILPLKQDKGRIEIRLKVKAGAIDQTDQQNGVAHMLEHMVFRASEGYPQGVMTHLHQQGWQRGRHYNAVTNAESTTYMLLPPAKQTLADSLQILSQMVFSAQLTEQDLAKERLIVLEEWRSKQGVAARMNLQRTQSVRVNSRYARGSVLGTAEDIEQISLESLKQFYQQWYVPNNMTLLIVGDVNPQDTIDHIRQYFAQARPKILPERDYYEPQLSNQIRIHQLQDPQSAVSQIAYIWRFDESQSRGDDKQARKARLIDRLTLAMLNQRLRNQQSQLAQGVNSLVVRKSEIGKNTVALGIFAGVEKQSHQQGLQQILQEVERLKRYPFTQAEFEQQKTLSGEQIAFARNNQQSADFSQWVQRLNNTLLMDKSYFSQAKIAEMLAPLLAEIQLADVQQRLNQWLSSPDQIVQYQLPNAVPTFSLNQSQLAQLKEQVAQQEITPPYIPPQLEPMEFAPLKKQGNIVKQQDFTEQNVIHWHLANGDKVVWLKTDLADDKSYFRAISQAGFQAKELINWQSQIASQIIAQSAPLDWQQEQLAQWKKHLKLSLSLNQTEKELTFSGQADNAHFAQLLRLFYAIQQETKIKAEDIDDIKQSIEQQLERQLRQPHQQKLRETTELLKYGKNISIYHLPQHTEELAQLDEQQLNQQWQMMQQTPTTYYIANHLSKDEMQQLVSTYLATIPRGKPLTFAPLLMTKGQQTAQLSLGNQAKQDITMWWATPYPWQGKEAMLVSLIQQIASDKLKLTLRDQQLGIYSLSFTSKLNPQTQQIESELKFTASPENSEKLIKQAEQVLQQLANTITEQDIEQVKTLFQQQESNRLKQINTWLTRLILSEQQYADPRYLTEMQQLTDFISLENVKHILSQFNWNEMKVLIVQP; encoded by the coding sequence ATGCGAGTAATGTTTCTGTTATTTACCCTATTGTTTGCTACCTTTAGCTATGCTGAAACAGAGCCTCAACTGATTGAAGGGCAATTAACAAATGGCTTAAACTACTTTATTTTGCCCCTAAAGCAGGATAAAGGAAGAATAGAAATTCGGCTTAAAGTAAAAGCGGGGGCAATCGATCAAACTGATCAGCAAAATGGTGTTGCCCATATGTTGGAACATATGGTATTTCGTGCCAGTGAAGGTTATCCACAAGGGGTAATGACCCATTTGCATCAACAGGGCTGGCAACGAGGTCGTCATTATAATGCGGTAACCAATGCGGAGAGTACCACCTATATGTTGCTTCCACCTGCCAAGCAAACTCTTGCTGATAGTTTGCAAATACTGAGCCAAATGGTTTTTTCCGCTCAATTAACTGAGCAGGATTTAGCTAAGGAACGTTTAATTGTCTTGGAAGAATGGCGTAGCAAACAAGGTGTGGCTGCCAGAATGAATTTGCAACGTACACAATCAGTCCGCGTCAATTCACGTTATGCTCGAGGTTCAGTGCTAGGCACAGCAGAAGATATTGAACAAATTAGCCTTGAAAGTTTAAAACAATTTTACCAGCAATGGTATGTGCCAAATAATATGACATTATTAATTGTTGGCGATGTGAATCCACAAGACACCATAGACCACATACGACAATATTTTGCTCAAGCGAGACCTAAAATCTTACCTGAACGAGATTATTATGAGCCCCAGCTCAGCAATCAAATTCGTATTCATCAACTGCAAGATCCACAAAGTGCGGTAAGCCAAATCGCTTATATTTGGCGGTTTGATGAAAGCCAAAGTCGTGGCGATGATAAACAAGCACGCAAAGCAAGGTTAATTGATCGCCTAACCCTTGCAATGCTTAATCAACGTTTACGCAACCAACAATCGCAATTAGCTCAAGGGGTTAATTCTTTGGTGGTGCGTAAATCAGAAATTGGCAAAAATACGGTGGCATTAGGCATTTTCGCAGGGGTAGAAAAACAATCTCATCAACAGGGTTTACAACAAATTTTACAAGAAGTTGAACGCTTAAAACGCTATCCTTTCACACAAGCTGAATTTGAACAACAAAAAACACTGAGCGGAGAACAAATTGCTTTTGCTCGTAACAATCAGCAAAGTGCAGATTTTAGCCAATGGGTACAACGTTTAAATAATACGTTACTGATGGATAAAAGCTATTTTTCACAAGCCAAAATAGCCGAAATGCTTGCGCCATTATTAGCGGAAATCCAGCTAGCAGATGTGCAACAACGGCTTAATCAATGGCTATCCTCGCCAGATCAGATTGTGCAATACCAACTGCCTAATGCCGTTCCAACCTTTTCCCTTAATCAATCGCAACTGGCACAACTAAAGGAACAAGTGGCACAACAAGAAATAACACCGCCTTATATTCCCCCTCAACTTGAGCCAATGGAATTTGCACCATTAAAAAAACAAGGCAATATTGTTAAACAGCAAGATTTTACCGAACAAAATGTCATTCATTGGCATCTCGCTAATGGCGATAAAGTGGTGTGGTTAAAAACAGATTTAGCTGATGATAAAAGTTATTTTAGAGCGATTAGTCAAGCAGGTTTTCAAGCTAAAGAACTCATTAATTGGCAAAGTCAAATTGCTAGCCAAATTATCGCCCAATCCGCTCCCCTTGATTGGCAACAAGAACAGCTAGCACAATGGAAAAAACACTTAAAGTTAAGTTTATCCTTAAATCAAACAGAAAAGGAACTGACTTTTAGCGGGCAAGCGGATAATGCCCATTTTGCCCAATTATTACGTTTATTCTATGCAATACAACAAGAAACCAAGATTAAAGCAGAGGATATTGACGATATTAAACAAAGCATTGAACAACAACTTGAACGGCAACTTCGCCAACCTCATCAACAGAAACTAAGAGAAACCACTGAACTGCTTAAATATGGTAAAAATATAAGCATTTATCATCTTCCTCAACATACTGAGGAATTGGCACAACTTGATGAACAGCAACTCAACCAACAATGGCAAATGATGCAACAAACGCCAACCACTTATTATATTGCTAATCATCTCAGCAAAGATGAAATGCAACAACTTGTTAGCACCTATTTAGCCACTATTCCTCGTGGTAAACCTTTAACCTTTGCCCCATTATTGATGACCAAAGGGCAACAAACTGCTCAATTATCCTTAGGTAATCAAGCTAAACAGGATATTACTATGTGGTGGGCGACCCCTTATCCTTGGCAGGGGAAAGAGGCAATGTTGGTATCGCTAATACAGCAAATTGCAAGCGACAAATTAAAATTAACCTTGCGAGATCAACAACTTGGCATATACAGTTTAAGTTTCACAAGTAAACTTAATCCGCAAACACAACAAATTGAAAGTGAATTAAAATTCACAGCAAGCCCTGAAAATAGCGAGAAGTTAATCAAACAAGCAGAACAAGTATTACAACAACTAGCGAATACAATAACTGAACAGGATATTGAGCAAGTCAAAACTCTTTTTCAACAACAAGAAAGCAATAGGCTAAAACAAATAAATACTTGGCTAACAAGACTTATTTTGAGTGAACAACAATACGCAGATCCTCGCTATTTAACCGAAATGCAACAATTAACGGATTTTATCTCGTTAGAAAATGTAAAACACATACTTTCCCAATTTAATTGGAATGAGATGAAAGTATTAATTGTGCAACCTTAA
- a CDS encoding L-lactate permease → MALFLSIFPIILLIYLMVKRNGMPSYIALPLIALLVYILQITYFDQPAILLNANIISGLISTLTPITIIFGAILFNRMMEESGSTNILRQWLANINPNPVAQLMIIGWAFAFMVEGASGFGTPAAIAAPILMGLGFNPIKVAIFTLVMNSVPVSFGAVGTPTWFGFAPLGLSEQTLLEVGYQTAIIHFCAAFIIPVIGLRFIVSWQEIKRNLGFIYISVFACAIPYLLLATFNYEFPSLLGGAIGLFISVLVANKGWGIAKTEQQEQPQKVSGSALFKALLPTLLLVSILVVTRIHQLGLKGLLNDTTEWFSVSLGWLGQFEVSRALILSLNNILDQGVNDSYRTLYVPSLIPFIVTVLICLAVFKVNGKTTKVIFSSSFAQAKKPFFALFGALIMVKLMLLGGEKSMVQIIGQGFADATGSNWTYFSSYLGAIGAFFSGSNTVSNLTFGGIQYSIAQTAGLSTTLILALQSVGGAMGNMVCLNNIIAVCSVLNVQNQEGYIIKKTVIPMFIYGIIAALVAVVIF, encoded by the coding sequence ATGGCATTATTTTTAAGTATTTTCCCCATTATTTTACTGATTTATCTTATGGTAAAACGTAATGGAATGCCCTCTTATATAGCATTACCGCTAATTGCACTATTAGTGTATATTTTACAGATTACTTATTTTGATCAACCTGCGATTTTATTAAATGCCAATATCATTTCAGGTTTAATTTCAACCCTTACCCCTATTACCATTATTTTCGGTGCAATCTTATTTAACCGTATGATGGAAGAATCTGGCTCTACCAACATTTTACGCCAATGGCTCGCCAATATTAATCCTAATCCAGTGGCACAACTTATGATCATTGGTTGGGCTTTTGCCTTTATGGTGGAAGGGGCATCGGGTTTTGGTACACCTGCCGCTATTGCTGCCCCAATTTTAATGGGATTAGGTTTTAATCCGATTAAAGTGGCTATCTTTACCTTAGTGATGAACTCTGTGCCAGTGTCTTTCGGTGCAGTAGGCACACCAACTTGGTTCGGCTTTGCCCCATTAGGCTTAAGTGAACAAACCCTATTAGAAGTGGGTTATCAAACCGCTATTATTCACTTCTGTGCGGCATTTATTATCCCTGTGATTGGTTTACGTTTTATTGTGTCTTGGCAAGAAATTAAACGTAACCTCGGTTTTATCTATATCAGTGTCTTTGCCTGTGCAATCCCTTATCTGTTATTAGCAACATTCAATTATGAATTTCCGTCCTTACTTGGTGGAGCGATAGGTTTATTTATCTCCGTATTAGTTGCCAACAAAGGCTGGGGAATTGCTAAAACGGAACAGCAAGAACAGCCACAAAAAGTATCAGGTTCAGCCTTATTTAAAGCCTTATTACCGACTTTATTATTGGTTTCCATTTTAGTGGTAACCCGTATCCACCAATTAGGGCTAAAAGGCTTATTAAACGACACCACCGAATGGTTTAGTGTTTCCTTGGGTTGGTTAGGGCAATTTGAAGTCAGTCGTGCTTTAATTTTGAGCTTAAATAATATTTTAGATCAAGGGGTAAATGACAGCTATCGTACCTTATATGTTCCCTCGCTGATTCCATTTATTGTTACCGTACTGATTTGCTTAGCGGTATTTAAAGTCAATGGTAAAACCACTAAAGTGATTTTTAGTAGCAGTTTTGCTCAAGCGAAAAAACCATTCTTCGCCCTTTTTGGTGCATTAATTATGGTAAAACTGATGTTGCTCGGTGGCGAAAAATCCATGGTACAAATTATTGGACAGGGCTTTGCTGATGCCACAGGTTCAAATTGGACGTATTTCTCCTCTTATCTTGGTGCCATCGGTGCATTCTTCTCAGGCTCAAATACGGTATCTAACCTAACCTTTGGCGGTATCCAATACTCCATCGCACAAACTGCTGGACTTTCTACCACTTTAATTTTAGCATTACAATCTGTCGGCGGTGCGATGGGTAATATGGTGTGCTTGAATAACATTATTGCAGTATGTAGCGTATTAAACGTACAAAACCAAGAAGGTTATATTATCAAGAAAACCGTGATTCCAATGTTTATTTATGGCATTATCGCTGCCTTAGTTGCCGTAGTGATTTTTTAA
- a CDS encoding LutB/LldF family L-lactate oxidation iron-sulfur protein, with protein sequence MSLKTSNTAFKPRIKEEINDQIMRKAVVMAQERIGNNRQVMVDELGHWEEWRDLAKEIRNHVLENLDAYLYQLSEKVTENGGHVYFAETAEEATNYIKQVALAKNAKKIVKSKSMVTEEIGLNHALEAENIQVIESDLGEYILQIAGDKPSHIVVPAIHRDRHQIQQILQQKLGYQGDATPEQMTLFIRQQLRKEFIEADIGISGCNFAVAETGSVCLVTNEGNLRLATSLPKTHIAVMGMERLAPTFKEVDVLITLLARSAVGAKLTSYNTWLTGPRLEGETDGPEEFHLVIVDNGRSKALGSEFQEVLRCIRCGACLNTCPAYRQIGGHGYGSIYPGPIGSVISPILGGYENFKDLPYACSLCTACNSVCPVKIPLAQLLLKHRQNIAELGLTHKLEQFTIKAFTYANSHPSLWKVGMKAGARISSLMLKNGKAPIKFGAIGQWTEARDLPTSDGESFRSWFKKHQAQQG encoded by the coding sequence ATGTCATTAAAAACCAGTAATACTGCCTTTAAACCACGCATAAAAGAAGAAATTAACGACCAAATTATGCGTAAAGCCGTAGTAATGGCACAAGAACGCATTGGCAACAATCGCCAAGTTATGGTTGATGAACTTGGGCATTGGGAAGAATGGCGTGATCTTGCCAAAGAAATTCGTAACCACGTATTAGAAAATTTAGATGCCTATTTATACCAATTATCAGAAAAAGTTACCGAAAATGGTGGGCACGTTTATTTTGCAGAAACCGCTGAAGAGGCAACTAACTACATCAAACAAGTGGCGTTAGCCAAAAATGCCAAAAAAATCGTTAAATCCAAATCTATGGTAACCGAAGAAATTGGCTTAAATCACGCCCTTGAAGCAGAAAATATACAAGTGATTGAAAGCGATCTTGGTGAATATATTTTACAAATTGCAGGCGATAAACCCTCGCATATTGTGGTGCCAGCCATTCATCGTGATCGTCATCAAATTCAACAAATTTTACAACAAAAATTAGGCTACCAAGGGGACGCTACCCCTGAACAAATGACCCTCTTTATTCGCCAGCAATTACGCAAAGAATTTATAGAAGCAGATATTGGTATCAGTGGTTGTAACTTTGCGGTTGCTGAGACAGGTAGCGTTTGCTTAGTAACCAATGAGGGTAACCTACGTCTTGCCACCAGTTTACCGAAAACCCACATTGCAGTAATGGGTATGGAACGTTTAGCCCCAACTTTTAAAGAAGTGGACGTATTAATTACCTTACTGGCTCGTAGTGCAGTAGGCGCAAAACTTACCAGCTATAATACTTGGCTCACTGGCCCACGCCTTGAGGGCGAAACCGACGGTCCAGAAGAATTTCACTTGGTGATTGTGGATAACGGACGCTCCAAAGCCCTAGGTTCAGAATTTCAAGAAGTCTTACGCTGTATCCGCTGTGGGGCTTGCTTAAATACTTGCCCAGCCTATCGCCAAATCGGCGGACACGGCTACGGCTCAATCTATCCCGGCCCAATCGGTTCAGTAATTTCCCCTATTCTTGGCGGCTATGAAAACTTCAAGGATCTCCCTTATGCTTGTTCACTTTGTACCGCTTGTAACTCCGTATGCCCAGTGAAAATTCCCCTAGCCCAACTGTTACTCAAACACCGACAAAACATTGCAGAGCTAGGCTTAACTCATAAACTGGAACAATTTACCATTAAAGCCTTTACCTATGCCAATAGCCACCCAAGCCTATGGAAAGTGGGTATGAAAGCAGGGGCAAGAATCAGTAGCCTTATGCTTAAAAATGGCAAAGCGCCTATCAAATTTGGGGCAATCGGACAATGGACAGAAGCCCGAGATCTGCCGACCTCCGATGGCGAAAGTTTCCGTAGCTGGTTTAAAAAACATCAAGCACAACAAGGATAA
- a CDS encoding LutC/YkgG family protein has translation MLDQQNRQAFLARLAEKMGRASRTEVVGHYPQVNHYPSTRLTELSEQELYQKFVTTAEQTLVECVATTPQNAAQDLLQLCEKYQANRIILNDDQRLVDYGLTEAISQQYQHHIWSTQTSQQNREFATNADIGIVFAEYGLTESGGIVLFSKPHYGRSVSLLPKISIVVLKRSTILPRVAQLSEILHQKAQQGERMPSCINLISGPSSTADIELVKVVGVHGPIKCAYLIIDDKYTA, from the coding sequence ATGTTAGATCAACAAAATCGCCAAGCATTCCTTGCGCGTTTAGCCGAAAAAATGGGGCGAGCAAGCAGAACAGAAGTAGTAGGGCATTATCCACAGGTCAACCATTACCCTAGCACACGCCTTACTGAACTAAGCGAACAAGAACTATATCAAAAATTCGTTACCACCGCTGAGCAAACCTTAGTGGAATGTGTCGCCACCACGCCACAAAACGCCGCTCAAGATTTGCTCCAGCTTTGTGAAAAATACCAAGCCAACCGCATTATCTTAAATGATGATCAACGGCTAGTGGATTACGGCTTAACTGAAGCAATCAGCCAGCAATATCAACACCATATTTGGTCAACACAAACAAGCCAACAGAACCGCGAATTTGCCACCAATGCGGATATTGGTATTGTCTTCGCTGAATATGGCTTAACGGAGTCAGGGGGAATCGTCCTTTTTTCAAAACCACATTATGGACGTTCAGTGAGCTTACTGCCTAAAATTTCCATTGTGGTATTAAAACGTAGCACAATTCTCCCTAGGGTCGCCCAACTCAGCGAAATCCTCCATCAAAAAGCCCAACAAGGCGAACGTATGCCCTCTTGCATCAACCTTATTTCAGGCCCAAGCTCAACCGCCGATATTGAACTGGTCAAAGTCGTAGGGGTACACGGCCCAATTAAATGTGCTTATTTGATTATTGATGATAAATACACCGCTTAA